The DNA region agccttaacatacctgttcagcctccaactacctacgcttatccgtccaatCCCCcaagtctacatataagaccattcatactatatttaggcccgttgttatatacttattcTAAACCTTTAAATAAGTCTTTCTAaaatctgtcgaaatttcggcagcatctcctctgtttatatgtctagcccgaaattccaactcagcaaccaacaacaacaacaacaataccaacattaactataATATTTCCACtaccaaaatacttcataaacatcccatatggtatttgtcccatatttccaccacaGAAGCATTTTATATCAATTTAACAGTTCCTTCTccataaataaaccaagattaacattaatagccggagattcatacctttctctcgataatattgccatatcttcacttctccaccATGAGCTTAAGCCATAACTCGTCACTATACAATTTTGTAGTCGtaactatacgccgtctggaccaaaatttgggaattatacctggttttggcTTAAAAGTTGATGTTTGGAAGGTTGGGGAAATCTCTGGAATATTAAAGGGAGTTTGGATGTGTTTGGTCTGAAAAAATGAGGGGCCAACCCCTTTAtataacggtccaggttctgcctggaccgacttaaaatttgctcagcgcgaTCACGCTGCCACGTGGTGTGTTCGCGCTGAGTTACAAGGTCCTGCTCtacgcgttcgcgccaccttctagcgcgttcgcgcagggttattttTCTTCCCAGACAACTGATCTcgtttgatcccgatatcgtatgagggccCACGCCCTAtgattggaaagctatttcaattatctacaactttcatctttggtgtttttccaaattccacacTTATAATGACGTTTTGGCCTCTTCGATTCAGATCGTCCGAAAAcatttccttaaatcatccctttgaagggcttatgcccattttcggcttaagggtccttcttaagacttgctcaacttcccatgtactactcatatgatgtttcatatgtcctttataaaaccccagtGTGTGGGCCCACTTAGCTTACAGTAACGAAGGCTTTTCGTCCAGTATCGTCGGCCGATTCaacccatatggtctccaaatatatatatatatacatacatatatatatatatatatatatatacatacatacatatatatatatatatatatacatacatacatatatatatatatatatatacatacatacctatatatatatatacatacatatatatatatatatatatatatatatatgtatctatatatatatatatatatgtatgtatatatatatatatatatatatatatatatatatatatatatatatatatatatatatatatatatacctatatatatatacatatgtatatgtatatatatatgtatatatatatatatatgtatatacatatgtatatacacatatacatatacatacatatctacatatacatacatatgtatatacatatacatacatatacatatacatacatatacatatatacacatacatatacatacatatacatatatatacatatatatatatatatatatatatatatatatacatacatatacatatatatacatatatatatatatatatatatatatacatacatatatatatatatatatatatatatatatatatatattcttataatcaaatcatataatcttcatcttAATCCTCGTATGACTTTACTCTTCTCCGAGCTCGTACCAAGCCGTCTACAATTCTTGGTAGCGcaaaatttttcggggtgtaacaatatggggttactaagcttagattcgtcACATTTTAGTATTAGCATCATCACTTTTATCAATTATAACCCTAGGGAGAAGTCTCCCAAACCCGTTCTTCAAATTCTACTTTtaagggattgaaaagggaagggatgattctaagatgataatgattaAAGAGAAGTAAGTGATTAGACAAAGCTTTACCTCCAAGAAATTCCTCAATTTATCCTCAAGAATAGCCTccccaagctccaatatcgagtTATGACATAATGAGAGACTAGGTCTTattttaagacacatttaatgaaattccCTTGCCCGTGACCGCCATGGCAAGAGTATTGCCGCTACAGCGGCGCCGCTGCGACGTTGGAgacaccgctgcagcggtgaaGCCAATTTACTCATGACAACCCCAGCGGCCACTACACCaccatagcggtaccgctggggcggctggcggcaccagacaccagaaatgCCCAATTTTTCTAAGCCTTCCATCGAATTTTCGGGTTATTCCctaggccatctgctcataccCCGACCACCTAAACTCATacaaaaatatgctacgaacgcactcgtagtctcggaatttccaacggaggtcccattgaccgagtcaaccaccgatgcttacttcccatttcccaaccaaagtcccgaaatgcaccaaaatgcattgggaaccgaaccaatcatacgtacaagttctaaacaatcatccggacctctcagagtTGACAAAACTCCAGAAAAGGtctgtttgcccaaaagtcaacctcgaGTCAAAATGAGTCAATAAACGCTCGGAAATGGCGAAAGTGTCAAAAGGcctataacgactaaacgggtcgttacatcagataccaattgaaccgttgctatgggtttgggtgcggtgttcatacgggcacctaccattcccacctcgataggcgaacccttaactcaacgttcacaatcaataaatataatgaaaagcggaagaagtaaatgacgtaagtctcacaatatagtATAATATTGaaaagtgcggaagtaaatgaatccaccccagtatctggtctggtcatacaagagcatctaaatctgAATAACTCCGGTCtgaataaaaatacataaagtgtctcaaatcatgtcttgaaaggaaagtaagacataaacaatagaaaagtcttcgaggtcagcggacgccatgctcaccctagaaaactcaagtagaagctgaggagtcgatcagccacgactcagagaagtagatccggcctgatactctgcatttataaaagaatgcagcaagtgcaggtcagtacaaacaacagtactggaaggcatcataagccgactaagcatagttaacacaatttagAGAATAATGCAGATAAACAAGTGGAACAATCAAGCATGAAACAATATAATCGTAACTGAGTATCCgtcaacacctatgtaagtatctaacccaATATAAAAAGTCTGAGTATATCAATTCCTGGAACAATCAACACCatagaatcaacaacacaatccaccacaatacagtcatcactacatctcactcaagtcataatgcaatatagtgcaataatggtatgaatgtgatgccatgccatgctatgcaaatgagatgtacacatgtactccggacggaaatatcgacatctcggcagcacaacccagtgtgactcgcgaagtttGAGTGCCACctgtcccggatctttgccaaacagacagacggaactctggctaattgctcacaggggagtcttaccggcaccactctggagaacccgcggagcccatgcactacaatTGAATCGGGGATAACATCAGAAACGGCCATGCATAACGATGCCCGAATAAAACCATCGGACATCAGCCTCCTCataatcactcaaaagagttgtcaaatatcagtttcacaaatcaacgattccggaattgaacctcggacatcggcctccttaCAAGCATTCAAGTAAAGGAGTTTAGcaagtatcagtttcatataaacaacgattccgaaatggatcttcggacatcggcctttttcacaatcactcaagtaaaagagtttatcaaatatcagtttcgctcaatcaacgatactgGGATCATCATGGGATATCGGCCgtgcatgataatatgagagaatgcatgcagtgcatatgtcaatcataaacaagtaagctcaatatcacaagtacctcaacggggtatgccaacaatatatcacatcacaataccaagaGTGGGTaagccaacatatatcaataactcatgtaccaacagtgggtacgccaataatgtatcatagtacaaataccaacaaggaTATGCCAATCCTATCCCCAATCAGGACAACAAGCGACATtcgctatctaccaactacacatggcatcaagccaacaccattaaacaatcaaacacatataacggggtggctagtcccagaGCCACACGTcggggcccaacctaaggcaatatccctTTGACTTCACACCCGAAGGCTCATGATGTCTCTACATCATAatttaaatatgtgattcactatactaagtctcaccaaaggtaaaccataacctacggATTTCTTTGAACTACAACATGACGGGTCACTcacgccttgcccttcctctgaagctcagagcCAAAgaagtctaagcataatcaaattttaaattagaaatcatgaataatgatactgaTATTGATATGATTTCAATTAGGCCGaatttaaccctagaaattggggaaactgGCCCACAAGGCGAAACGGGAAATTCACGGGTAAAAcaccaaattgaatcctaggtaatcataacccaatcatttattgttgatttagctcaagaactatccccaaatctgatttctagcaaaatccccaaattgggtatgaaccctaattccccaaatctgaaattcaacattaaaagtggaagatatgggGTTACTAATCTTAGATTCGTCACATTTTAGTATTAGCATCATCACGTTTATCAATTATAACCCTAGGGAGaagtctcccaaaacccttcttcaaattctgcttctaagggattgaaaggggaaaggatgattctaagatgataatgattaAAGAGAAGTAAGTTATTAGACAAAGCTTTACGTCCAAGAAATTCCTCAATTTATCCTCAAGAACAGCCTccccaagctccaatatcgagtTATGACATAATGAGGACTAGGTCTTattttaagacacatttaatgaaattccCCTGCCCGTGACCGCCACGCGAGGGTATTGCCGCTACAGCGGCGCTGCTGCGGCATTGGAGACACCGCTGCAGCGATGAAGCCAATTTACCCAGACACCAGAAAtgcccaaattttctaagtcttcCATCGAATTTTcgggttattcccgaggccatctgctcatactCCGACCACCTAAACTCATACTACGCTACGAACGCATCGTGGTCTCGAAGTTTTCAATGAAGGTcccgttgaccgagtcaaccaccgatgCTTACTTTccatttcccatccaaagtcccgaaatgcgccaaaatgcattgggaaccgaaccagtcatatgtacaagttctaaacaatcATCTGGACCTCTCGGAGTTGACAAAACTCCAGAAAAGGtctgtttgcccaaaagtcaacctcgggtcaaaatgagTCAATAAACGCTTGAAAATGGCAAAAGtgccaaaaagactataacgaccaaacaggtcgttacattcTATCAGTTGTAATGATACATAATGGGTACATTGGTAATGCTTTGttctctttcttcaattccacatACACCCTAACACCCATATCATTGTGAATTTCCATTGGAATATCATCACCTTCAACCATgtattttatgtttatgtttttcCTTTGCTTGTCCAAATTCAATTGGGTTGCTTTGTTTGTAACAATTTCTCACGTCGAATACTCCTTGAAAGTCCCGGCATCGATTTTGTAATTGACGTATTTATTCTCATCGTTCCAAATACCAGTGTCTAATCAACGATGAAATATTGgccattttataaaaaaaatccttgAATCACTGTCTCAACATAAAacctgtgatatatatatgcctaaaaaattaagaaaaatcaattcgAACAAACATTCATGCTCAAATTTGAACAATTTATACAAATTAGATTTACAGATCACTAATAATTCAAATACAACATACACATGTTGAATTACACTTCAGAAGTACATAGTTTAGCTGATCCTTCATTATACTATAGTTTAGCTGATCCTTCATTATACTATACCATTTAGattcagaaaaataaaagatatgacttggaatttttttttattcctaaTCATTCATGTACATTAAAATACTTTCAACCGTAATTTTCAACAACATTATTCATTCATTAATACGCTTACAGTGATATTACatcattattttcaaatatcagTTATAAAGatacaaatcaaaaaaaaatcagaagaaTAAAACAACTTCGACATTATGATCCaaggaaaaaattgaaatcacataaatacaacttgaataGATGAGTTCTGTGAAATCAAAACTGTCATAGACGAGTTCTGTGAAATCAAAACTGTGTATTTGCACAAATTACCTGATGATTGATCGTGCTGTTTTGTTAATGTATCTTCAGAGCTAttgaagatttaatttgaaatttgaatttttacgttTGAATGTTGAATAATGCATGGAAGAAGAGAAACATGTAAGGAAAGGGAATATTACAGCTGGTTTTGtggaaaagaaggtaaaaaatatattaatatctaatttaatagCACCATCGTTATAGGCTAAAATCAtgaagccttttttttttttttttttttaccgcatCCTCATGTATTTGCTGGCAACAAATACACGCGAAAACATACACAGTTTTGCCAAAAATCAGCTACAAACgttaaaatttaaaagggtagctacaaatggtaggaagctacaataacgtagtcatttgagaaattttacctaaaaaaaaaaaaatcgtttttGGGCCTGGTTCAAGGTTGGACATATCTGGTTATGTGGAATatgttatggaaatattgggcGTCACTGAAAATGGGCTTAATAAAATGGACttatatattactactatatataagggagaatcgagggcttttgtagtcctcacaaaaattttcaaattaatgtTGAACTTTTCAATTATACTTCtaggtccattttttttttttttaaaagtcaaatttacttcttttaaaaaaaaaaaaattattacatagaggtaggggaaggggaaatgcgGGAGGGGATTACAACATGGGATtcaaaccctcaccaacaaTGTGAAAGTTCAAGTAGTCagccaactgagctactagatccctacatcaactttatttttgttcttatggtctactttttaaaagctgTCGACACCTACcttatttcttctttcactTTCTTCTATTGATCTTATATATTACCCTAAAAAAACAATCATTTCTTTGCTAGATATTCTTACTTCTTGTCGCTCTctcgtttttccttttttatttgttgcttattatcctccaactttttttttgccTCCTGTTATTGGTTCGTCGGTTGTAGATTCTTACATGtaggcatttcttttactttatatttgcaTTATTGAATTTGCGAATTTCTGAAAATTTGTTTACTTACATGGAAGCATTTCTGTtacattatatttatactttaccGAGCTCAtgtgtttaaaaaaatttgtactaaaatgatttttaggtataattttaaaaatgatttaatcTAAAACTAAGGTTAAAAATCGCATTTAACCAGTATAAACCCTTAACACAAAATAATAAGtgcataatttaataaaatcacAACAGATTTGTTTTTATCTATAAATAAAATCACACGCTCacaaattcacaaaaatatgaaaatatttttcgatTTATGATTTTTGCAAGTTGTAATTATCCTACTTTATCATCTTAGTTTAGGATATCGAATCACTTGTGTCCCTTTGAGATTTGTTAATTTTTCCACTTAACTTTCTTCCTCATAGATAAAGTTTTCGTTAAAAATCATCTAATTGTGTGATgaagaaactttaataattataaaacttattcaTAAGATATCATTAACCTGCAAATACATTAAATTAGTTATCCGGTAGAaaaatgtactccctccgtctcaatttatgtgatatagtttgattaggcacggagtttaagaaagaagagaaggatTTTTGAAGCTTGTGgcctaaaacaagtcataaatatttatgtggctgtaaataatttcattaagggtaaaagaggaagttttaagttagattatttctaaatatagaaatgtataatcctttttggtacagactaaaaagaaatgTGTGTCACATAAATTCGGACAGAAGAAATAGCAGGTTATACTTATTTAATAAAACGGGAGtatatcccatattttcatAAGTATAAAAACCGTAATTACTAAACACATTtcgttaggactagaatagtagtgactctacttaGAAGCGATcccgggtgtgtcctagtccggaaacgaagtgagttgaacacttacgcggatttttaaaccaaacccccttatttataagggaaatttttgccaaattttttggAGATGACGATATAAATGCTATATTTTCACGGAAAAAACTTTAACACATAAACAAATGAATAAACCTTACagtgaagctcgtaggtcaaccgtattctacggatccttatcTTAAGTCTTAAAACCTTCCACAGGAAGAGAAGAACCCTTCCTCGAACTCGATCCCAAAGACTTTTTCTTGGTTTGAAAAAACTCTTTAAatcgatttttctaatttttccttttgaataaattaggtggcgactctaaaaaatataaaaccaaATAGAGCACCAAgaacctcgtagtaacttttatgccttaacccgcgtaaaagcgaaccgtaaccaTTGTCAAaactatgcatgatttatgttctttcagttttaaatttctttacttttcatttcctatacatatacaagttatttgaatataagaaaattttgtaaaaagaaaGTTCTACTAactaatgaaataaatataacaaTATATACCCAAACACGTATTTGTCGGGCAAACGCACAcgtattctttttctttcttctctttttaaaGTATGCTGCTGAAAAATGTAGTTCTATTTAGATCTACATTTAAtggatatttttttatatatttttgataataTACTTGATATAGGTTAGAACTGCTTGTATGGCGATTAATTTCACGAATTACCTATATGTGTgatttattaaattatataataaataatttatgtgcatatacatgaaaactCTTATGTTTTCTATTCCATGTTAGTAAATTCATAGCAATTTCAATTGCAAATTTATTATTCGCGCCGATTACTTCTCACTAGTGCTACTTAGTCTCTGGCAACAGTTCCTTAGATTAACGAATCCAACAAGATTAAgaaaaatagtactccctccggaacaaaataagtgttcactaagggtgtgttcggtatgaaggaaaatgttttccaagaaaaatgtggaaaatatgttcttggaaaataagtgaattgttacttattttctcatgttcgtttgggtagcggaaaataagtgaatttaacactttatttttcatgtattcgttggttggtagaaaacatttttaaggaaaataccCAGCCACAACtccaccccaaccccaccccccacccccaatttttttttttgaagtatttaattttttttggattttctaaGTCATCACATCCCCCCTCCCCCCAGTGTGGACCCATACCACACCAAaccccacaaccacccaccctCAATTGTTTTTGGAAGGGGAGGTGGGGTGTCGGGAaaagggggtgggggtggggcaaaaaaccaacaaaaaaaattcaatttttttttcaaaacaaaattaattttggggtgggggtgggggtcgGGGTGGAgtggtgcaaaaaacaaaaaaaaaaaaattcaaaactttttttatttcaaaacaaagtcaattttttttggaggggagtggggtgggggcgggggtgggtgggggtgggggtagggtgatgaaaaaaaaaaaaaatcaaaacttttttttcaaaataaaattatttttggatgggggggggggcgggggtggGTGGCGTGGTgcaaaaaacaacaaacaaaaaaattcaaaacctttttttcaaaataaaatcaattttttaggagtgggggaggggggagtgtgggtgggtggggtgggCTGGTAGTAGGGGtggttggggtgggggtggtgcaaaaaacaaacaaaaaaaaatttcaaaactttttttttcaaaacaaaattattattattttttttttgccagggggtggggtaggggtgggtgggtggagtAGGCGTTAGGGTGGGTTGCGGGAAGGTGTGGAGTGGTGGGAGTGGTTGGGGGGTGGGTTGGGTGGTTGGTGAAATGCAGCTTAGACttgtttcctctcttttttttttttagggaagtCGTTTTAAATTTTGAGGAAGcttgtttttcaaagaaaatgttttaaaatttttatcaaatgaacatggaaaaattggctccataccgaacacaccctaagcCTTTTTCACACTcgttaagaaaatactaattccTAGAAAAAATAGGTGTTTTGACCAAACTAACCTTAATTAATAAGCTTCTTGCTAATTTATTGCCTTGAATAAATATGGGtaaatctagaaaaataaagttaattcttttttgattatgtaagtggacacttataCCCTCTTTGaccaaatttctaaaattagcttatttgaaaaagtgttttctttaaagtgcttttcaaaaaaatatttttagcgaaatgcaatttgtgtttggccaattaatttataaaaagaaTACTTTTGAACAATAATTAGTGTTTACCAAActtttaaatagcatttttaagtgtattttttttcaaaaatgcttttcaaataagtacttttaaacaaaaactattttttttagcatctgaaaaattgattttgataCTCCCaagagtatttatttttttccaaaaatctcTACTTTCTCTGTCTTTACGGATTCCAAGTCATTTAAAGAGGTGACAACTCCTTAGTTCCCTCAATTGATTACCATTGCTCCCTCTTGTTAGTCACATTGACAAGAATTCCATCTGCATATGTTTAACCCTGTCTGATGTTGCTGTAGTTTGAAAGCACTattgaaattatggtgtgttaAAAGGGCTGCTTTAACGGTAATGGAAGGTGCTAAATTTCTCTAAATTAGTAATCTGCACTTGGGTTTAAGATGATTTTTGCACTAGGAATTTCTCTTATATGTATTTCTTTTCTGTTTCTACTTGTACGATAactttcctcttcatttttGTCTTTTTGTGTGTGTTAATGAGGATTTTTTGGGTTTGCAAGAAGTTGTCTCTTGTTATAGAAAGGAGACATGAGACTCCCGTTTGTGGATGTTGCTATGACTTATCAATGTTGGACCAACACGATGCACCACTTGAATGTAGTAGAGAGCTTTTTTTGAtcatgagttttttttttttttttttttttttaagataaggaaatctatattctatttttaatcATGTAAGAATAAATGTCTGACTTGCTAAGAGAAACAAATCAGAGGTCATTTATTAAAACAATTGCCTAAGTAAAACGAGGGAAGTACCATAAGGCTTCTATACCATAATCGAGATTCTTTTTCTTCCCGTTAAGTTGCATCTAATATTTGTGTCTCATCCTCTTTACAGGTGACAATATATTCAATTGATTTTCTCCCTCAATTTTTTTCGACGAGTATGTCTTTCTCTGGCacaaaaatggaatcatatggaggaGGCCAGTCCAGCTCTAACCTTGAAGAAACAACACAAAGGTATGAGTTGAAGAGAAGAGATCTGGAACTGCCTACTAGGAAACGcctgaagaaaaacaaaaaaaagaaacgaAGGGTTATTGAAGAATTAGCGGAGTGTACCAGGGATAACAAAGAGAAAGATGAGCTGGAAGTTTTCCGGGAGCAAGATGTGTTAACAACATCACTGGATAGCACTAATTACAATGGCCTGGATTGTGAATCTGTAATAAAGTACATGGAAGAAGAAGTGAATATCGCTCTCAACACCATGGTGCAACTGCTAGGGGTTAAAAAAGAGGTGGCTCTTCTGCAATATGAACTGCTCCAGAAGAGCTTGCATATCCGCAATGATTACATATTGCTTGTTCTCAAGGCTCTGGAGAAGGTAAGGATAGTcctttctttaattttgcaGTCAAAGAGGAATGTTCCAATGCTACATCACATAATAATAATGTGTTTATCAGTATGTGAAAGAAACATCACAAAATGGCAACTTTGAAGGTGAAAATCAGAACCATTGCACTTTTGTATGATTGTGCTGATTGGTTACAACAACAATTCGATCTTTTTCTTATGTTGGATGACTTCATTATTTGCACTAATTGAACTTGTTTTTTAGGAGTATGTTTATGAACAAGAAGAGCGTGAAGTATTGAAGAAGATTTGGGATGTGGAGATGAAGCATATGCAACTTATTAGGGATGAACATATATATTTGGTCAAGGTAACCTTCAATTATCTCAAGTTTAGTCTGTCTTATTAGTAAAGAGTTATAAGACCTACTGGTTTGCTTTGTGGAACAGATAGGGACTGACAAAGGAAATAAGAAGCAGAAAATGGCAGAGAAAGCAGAGGAGGAGGAGAACAACTTTGATGGAAAGCAGCTAGTTCTCAGTATTGAAGAATTGCAAGAGATGCAAGACAAGCTTGAGAAGATTAATGAAGAAGCAAGGGGTGAAGTGCTAAGGATAGCACAAAATTACAGTAAGATCCGCAAGCCAGCCTATGAGAAGCGAAACAATATCATTAAGGATATTCCTAACTTTTGGTTGACGGCATTTTTGAGACACCCTGTTCTTGCTGAACTTATAAGCACTAAGGACCAAGAGGTTCTCAAGTTTTTGAGTTCATTGGAAGTGGAACATTCTACAGATGTGAAGTTCGGATATACCATCACCTTCTACTTTAAtcaaaatcctcattttagGAATACACTGCTCTCGAAGACTTACACGTTCCTTGAAGATGGACGACCTACAAAAGTTACTGCTTCCACAATACAATGGTTGGAAGGCAATGGAGCAGTTTCTCCCCATGATGGGGATAGCTTCTTTAGGTGGTTCAGTAGTGAAGTCAATCAGAAGGATGATGAAATTGCTGCAATAATCAAGGATGAGCTGTGGGAGAACCCTCTAACTTTTTTCAACGAAGCTGATGAAGAAAAAGATCTTCATGAGGCAGAGGATGAGGTAGTAAAGGACATAGAAGATGATGCTAGTGAGGAGGCCGATGATGCTGATGAAGAGGATCGTGAGGCTGCAGATGACGCTGGTGGTGAGGTAGTAAAGGACACTGAAGATGACGATGAGGAGGCTGATGAAGAGGATCTTGAGGGGAAGGACAGTGAAGGTTCTCATGACAGTGAAAGTTCCCAGGACGACTATGATCTAGGAGGGATGAAGCCACATTAACTCTTATACAGCAACTCCTCTTTTCTGAGTTTGATCTTGTCTTCAAATGTTTTGCTGAATAGGTTAATTTGGTGTTTGTAAAGAGGCTTTAAATGTTTGGAAAAACACATGCTCTTATGATCCTTCTTGTTTTGTATAGTCTGAAGTTTTgattctaaaaaaattattatcgACTGAAATATTTCTCGAACCATGGTTCAGTTTTTCCACAAAATATTGCAGCAGGTGATTGATTGAGTTAGTATTTCTTCTGATACAAATAGAAACGCATTAGCACAAAGATTGACTGACTGAACTCTTTAGGAGGGCCTACAACAGGTAAATCAAGGGAAATATCTCTCACATGGCTTTTGTGGAAGATTTACTTGTGCGGTTACATATAATTAATTGTGCCGTGGCAATTGGCGTCATTGCCGGGACTTGAGTGCCAAAGAA from Lycium ferocissimum isolate CSIRO_LF1 chromosome 2, AGI_CSIRO_Lferr_CH_V1, whole genome shotgun sequence includes:
- the LOC132033634 gene encoding uncharacterized protein LOC132033634 — encoded protein: MSFSGTKMESYGGGQSSSNLEETTQRYELKRRDLELPTRKRLKKNKKKKRRVIEELAECTRDNKEKDELEVFREQDVLTTSLDSTNYNGLDCESVIKYMEEEVNIALNTMVQLLGVKKEVALLQYELLQKSLHIRNDYILLVLKALEKEYVYEQEEREVLKKIWDVEMKHMQLIRDEHIYLVKIGTDKGNKKQKMAEKAEEEENNFDGKQLVLSIEELQEMQDKLEKINEEARGEVLRIAQNYSKIRKPAYEKRNNIIKDIPNFWLTAFLRHPVLAELISTKDQEVLKFLSSLEVEHSTDVKFGYTITFYFNQNPHFRNTLLSKTYTFLEDGRPTKVTASTIQWLEGNGAVSPHDGDSFFRWFSSEVNQKDDEIAAIIKDELWENPLTFFNEADEEKDLHEAEDEVVKDIEDDASEEADDADEEDREAADDAGGEVVKDTEDDDEEADEEDLEGKDSEGSHDSESSQDDYDLGGMKPH